CCCGAGGGTGAGCACGACGAAGAGGTGCAGCGCGAGGCGTTCATCGTGCGCGTGCTGCGTCGCCGCATCGACATCAGCGACGGCTACGACGGGTCGAAGATGCGCACGCTCGTCGACGGCAAGCGCATGTGGACGCCGATGATCATCGTGTTCATCACCATCGGCATCACCGACCTGATGTTCGCGATCGACTCGATCCCCGCGATCTTCGAGATCACCACGAACGGCTTCCTGGTCTTCACCGCGAACATCTTCGCCCTGATGGGTCTGCGCCAGCTGTACTTCCTGCTCGGCGACCTGCTCGACCGCCTGCGCTACCTGCACTACGGCATCGCCGTGATCCTCGGCTTCATCGGCATCAAGCTGATCCTGCACGCGCTGCACGTGAACGAGCTTCCGTTCATCAACGGCGGCAAGCACGTCGAGTGGGTGCCCGACATCTCGAACATGGTGTCGCTGGGCGTCATCCTCGCCTCGATGACGGTCGCCACCCTCGCGAGCCTGATCGCCGCCTCGCGCGAGAAGCGCGCCGCGCGGATCTCCGCTCTCGAGGACTGACACCGACGCACGTTCGGAGCGGGTCGGGTCGCCGTCATGGTGGCCCGACCCGCTTTGCGTCGGTGATAACCTGACGGAATGCGAGCGGCTCTTCTCCTTAGCAGCCGCGACGAGACCTCGATCTAGGCCTTCCTCGTCGCGGCATCCTGCGTGGGCCGATTCGAAACCCAGGAGACATCGCAAATGAGCACTGATACCCGTCGCCCCCGCACGCTGGCAGAGAAGGTCTGGGATGACCACCTCGTCGTCAAGGGCGAGAACGGCGAGCCCGACCTGATCTACATCGACCTGCATCTGGTGCACGAGGTGACCAGCCCGCAGGCGTTCGACGGACTGCGTGCCGAGGGGCGCCCGCTGCGCCGCCTCGACCTGACGATCGCGACCGAGGACCACAACACGCCGACCCTCGACATCGACAAGCCGATCGCCGATCTCACCAGCCGCACGCAGATCGAGACGCTGCGACGCAACGCCGAGGAGTTCGGCGTGCGGTTGCACTCGCTGGGCGACGCCGAACAGGGCATCGTGCACGTCGTCGGCCCGCAGCTGGGACTGACGATGCCCGGCATCACCGTGGTCTGCGGTGACTCGCACACCTCCACGCACGGTGCGTTCGGGGCGATGGCGTTCGGCATCGGCACCAGCGAGGTCGAGCACGTCATGGCCACCCAGACGCTGCCGCTCAAGCCCTTCAAGACGATGGCGATCAACGTCGAGGGCGAGCTGCGTCCCGGCGTCACGGCGAAGGACATCATCCTCGCGGTGATCGCGAAGATCGGCACCGGCGGCGGGCAAGGTTACGTGCTCGAGTACCGCGGCAGCGCGATCCGCGCCCTCTCGATGGAGGGCCGCATGACGATCTGCAACATGTCGATCGAGGCCGGCGCACGCGCCGGCATGGTCGCCCCTGACGAGACCACGTTCGCCTACCTTCAGGGGCGCCCGCACGCCCCGCAGGGGCAGGACTGGGAGGATGCCATCGCGTACTGGCGTACGCTGCCGACCGACGCGGATGCCGTCTTCGACGCCGAGGTGCACATCGACGCGAACGAGCTCGAGCCGTTCGTGACCTGGGGCACCAACCCCGGTCAGGGCAGCTCGCTCTCGTCGGCCGTGCCCGACCCGGCCGACATCGCGGACGCCAACGCACGCGCAGCGGCGGAGCGCGCCCTGGAGTACATGGACCTCACTCCGGGTACGCCCCTGAAGGACGTCCGGGTCGACGCGGTGTTCATGGGATCGTGCACCAACAGCCGCATCGAGGATCTGCGGGCATTCGCCTCGATCATCAAGGGCAAGAAGAAGGCCGACGGCGTGCGTGTCATGGTCGTGCCGGGCTCCGCACGCGTGCGGCTGGAGGCCGAGGCCGAGGGCATCGACAAGATCGTCGAGGAGTTCGGGGCCGAGTGGCGCTTCGCCGGCTGCTCGATGTGCCTGGGCATGAACCCCGACCAGCTCGCCCCCGGTGAGCGCTGCGCCTCGACCTCGAACCGCAACTTCGAGGGCCGACAGGGCAAGGGCGGGCGCACCCACCTGGTCTCGCCGCTCGTGGCAGCGGCGACCGCGATCCGCGGCACCCTGTCCAGCCCGAGCGATGTCGCAGAGACCGTGGAGGTCTGAATCATGGAGAAGTTCACCACCCACACCGGCGTCGCCGCGCCCCTGAAGCGCTCGAACGTCGACACCGACCAGATCATCCCTGCCGTCTTCCTGAAGCGGGTCACCAAGACCGGGTTCGAGGACGCGCTGTTCCACGGCTGGCGGCAGGACCCCGGGTTCGTGCTCAACCAGGACGCCTTCCGCACCGCATCCGTGCTCGTCGCCGGTCCCGACTTCGGCACCGGATCGAGCCGCGAGCACGCCGTGTGGGCGCTTCGCGACTACGGGTTCAAGGTCGTGCTCAGTTCGCGGTTCGCCGACATCTTCCGCGGCAACTCGGGCAAGCAGGGCCTGCTCGCGGCGACGGTCGACGAGGCCGACATCGAGCGCATCTGGGCACTGATCGACGAGCAGCCCGGCCGTGAGATCACGGTCGACCTCGAGGCGCGCACCGCGTCGATCGGCCCTTCGACAGGCTCAGGAACCCAGTTTCAGGTGCCCATCGGAATCGACGATTACACTAGATGGCGGCTCCTCGAAGGGCTCGATGACATCGGGCTCACACTGCGCAACGAAGACAAGATCGCGCAGTTCGAGGCGCGGCGCGAGTCGTGGCGGCCACGCACGCTTCCCGTCCGCTGAGGACGAGCAGCCGAGTGGACCGGAGCCCAGCACGGCGTCAGCCGTGATTGGATGAGAGACTCGCGGCCACCGCCGCGCCTGTCATGAGTAGAAGAGGCCCGAATGACGACACCGCTCCGCGACGTTGAAGTTGACGAGGCTCCGGTTCCCACCGGATCCGTGCTCGCGATCCGCGGAGGCCGGCCGCTGCGCGGCCGGGTCGACGTGAAGGGTGCGAAGAACCTCGCCACCAAGGCGATGGTCGCATCCCTGCTGGGTGAGACCACCAGCGTGCTGCGTGACGTCCCCGGGATCAGCGATGTCGCCGTCGTCCGCTCACTGCTCGAGGTCCACGGCGTGCACGTGACCGAGGGCGACGAGTCCGGCTCGCTCGTGCTCGACCCGACCAACGCGAAGTCGGCGAACTTCGAGGAGATCGACGCGCACGCCGGTGCGTCGCGCATCCCGATCCTGTTCTGCGGTCCGCTGCTGCACCTGCTCGGTCAGGCCTTCATCCCCGACCTCGGCGGATGCCGCATCGGCGACCGCCCCATCGACTTCCACCTCGACGCGCTGCGCAAGTTCGGCGCCGTCGTAGAGAAGCAGCCCAGCGGCATCCGCCTGTCGGCCCCGAACGGGCTGAGGGGCGCGAACATCCACCTGCCGTACCCGAGCGTGGGCGCGACCGAGCAGGTGCTGCTCACGGCTGTGCGCGCGAAGGGCACCACCGAGCTGCGCAACGCGGCCATCGAGCCCGAGATCATGGACCTGATCGCGGTGCTGCAGAAGATGGGCGCGATCATCTCCTACGAGCCCAACCGCGTCATCCTCATCGAGGGCGTCGACACGCTGCGCGGCTACGACCACCGGTGCATCTTCGACCGCAATGAGGCCGCATCGTGGGCGTGCGCCGCGCTGGCCACCGACGGCGAGATCTTCGTCGCCGGCGCCAAGCAGCAGGAGATGCTCACCTTCCTGAACGTCTTCCGCAAGGCCGGTGGCTGGTTCGACGTGCAGGAGGACGGCATCCTGTTCCGCCGCGGCGGCGAGCTCAATCCCGTCGTCGTCGAGACCGACGTGCACCCGGGCTTCATGACCGACTGGCAGCAGCCGCTGATCGTCGCGCTGACGCAGGCTCCGGGCCGCTCGATCGTGCACGAGACCGTGTACGAGAACCGCTTCGGCTTCACGCAGGCACTGGTGAAGATGGGCGCCGACATCACGATCCACCCGCACGGTCTGCAGGACGGCCCGCGTCGCGTGCCGCGCCGTGAGCTCGAGCAGGCCGCCGTCATCACCGGTCCGACCGAGCTGCGCGCAGCGGACATCGTCGTGCCCGACCTGCGCGGCGGCTACAGCCACGTCATCGCCGCACTGACGGCCGAGGGCGAGTCGCAGGTGTCGGGTGTTGACATCCTCAGCCGCGGATACGAGAAGTTCTTCGACAAGCTCACGGCGCTCGGCGCCGACTTCGACGTCGTCCGGTGATCTGATGGCTGCCTCCGAGCGCAGTCGCCCCAGCCTGTTCTGGCCGCTGGCGGCGATCGTCATCCCCCTCGTCTCGCTGCTGGCGAAGATCACCGCGAAGGATGCTCACAAGCTGCCCCGCGAGGGCGCCTTCGTGCTGGCGCCGAACCACTATTCGGAGTTCGACCCGCTGATCGTCGCCGTCGCGGTGTACCGCACCGGCCGCCTGCCGCGGTTCATGGCCAAGGAGAGCCTGTTCCGCATCCCGGTGGTCGGCTGGATCCTCAAGCGCACCGGGATGATCCCCGTCGCGCGCGCCTCATCCGCGAGCGCGGCCAAGCAGACCATGGCTCAGTCCCGCGAGCTGGTCGAGAACGGCCGGGGAGTGATCGTCTACCCGGAGGGCACGCTCACCCGCGATCCCGAGCTGTGGCCCATGCGGGGCAAGTCGGGTGCGGTGCGGCTGGCCCTGGCCGGCGGCATCCCGCTGATCCCGATGGCGCAGTGGGGCACCCAGCAGATCATGGGTCGGTACCAGAAAGGCCTTAGTCTGTGGCCGCTGCGCAAGCGCGTCCAGGTCGTCTTCGGCGACCCCGTGGACGTCTCGGATCTCATCGGCCGCGCCGGCGAGCCGGCAGCGCTCAACGAGGCGACCGATCGCCTGATGGCCGCGATCACCGCGCTGCTCGAGCAGCTGCGCGACGAGAAGGCTCCCGCGAAGCGCTGGAACCCGGCCGACCACGGCCAGAAGGAGACGGGGCGTCTTGACTCCTAAGCGGATGCCGGCGCCCACCGGAACCCGCGCAGCGGTGATCGGCGCGGGCAGCTGGGGGACGACCTTCGGCAAGATCCTCGCCGACGGCGGTGCTCAGGTGACGATGTGGGCGCGGCGTCCCGAGCTCGCGCAGGAGATCGCCGAGGCGAAGCGCAACTCCCGGTATCTGCCCGGCATCAACCTGCCGCGCACGATGAACGCCACCCATGAGATCGCCCGCGCGCTCGACGGCGCCGAGCAGATCTACCTGTCGGTGCCGAGCCAGTCGTTGCGCGAGAACCTGCACGCGCTGCGTCCGCTGCTGGCTCAGACCGACGTGCCGATCATCAGCCTCATGAAGGGCGTCGAGCGCTCGACGGGCCTGCGCATGAGCCAGGTCATCGAGCAGGAGCTGCGCTGCGATCCGATGCGGATCGCCGTCGCCTCGGGGCCGAACCTGGCGCTGGAGATCGCGCGCGAGCAGCCGACGGCCGCCGTGATCGCCTCGCTGAGCCAGGAGACGGCGGACGCCGTGGCCCGCACGGCGCGCAACCGGTACTTCCGCTCATTCGTGAACACCGACGTGATCGGCACCGAGTTCGGCGGTGTGCTCAAGAACCTCATCGCGGTGGCGATCGGCATCGTCGACGGCGTCGGCTACGGCGAGAACACGAAGGCGTCGATCATCACCCGCGGTCTGGTCGAGATGACCGACTTCGCGGTCGCCAACGGTGCACGGCACGAGACGCTGCAGGGCCTGGCGGGTCTCGGCGACCTGATCGCCACCTGCCAGTCGCCGCTCAGCCGCAACAACACCGCCGGCCGGCTGCTCGGCCAGGGCTACAGCTTCCAGGATGTCGTGAAGCAGATGCACCAGACCGCCGAGGGGCTCGCCTCCGTCGCGCCGATCCTGCAGCTGGCACACGAATCCGAGGTGCACATGCCGATCGTCGAGCAGGTCAAGATGGTGCTCGACGGACGCATGGATCCTCGCGACATCGCACCCCACCTGACCACCGACGACGACACTCCCCAGGAGGAGAGGACCAATCATGGACAAGCAGACGGTGGTGGTGCTCTTCGGCGGGCGTTCCAGCGAGCATTCGATCAGTTCCGCAACGGCGGGCGGAGTGCTGGCGGCGATTGACCGCGAACGGTACGCGGTGATCCCGGTCGGGATCACCCGCGACGGGGCGTTCGTGCTGGAGCAGGACGAGCCCGCGCGCTTCGCGCTCGATGCGGCGAAGATGCCCGAGGTGGTCGACAACGGCACCCGAGTGCGCTGGCCGGAACCGGACGGCGATCGGATGCTGCGCGTCGCCGCCCCCGACGGCTCCACCACCGACCTCGGCGAGGTCGATGTGGTGCTGCCGCTGCTGCACGGACTGCACGGCGAGGACGGCGCCATCCAGGGCTTCTTCGACGTGCTCGAAGTTCCGTACGCGGGCGGCGGGATCCTCGACTCGGCCGTGTGCCTCGACAAGCACTTCACCAAGCTCGCCCTGTCGGCTGCCGGCATCGCCGTGGCGCCGGGCATCACGGTGCGCCGTCATGCGTGGGAGGCGGACCCCGAGAACATCCGCGCCGAGGTGCGCGAGCTGGGCCCGGTCGTCTTCGTCAAGCCGGCCACCGCGGGTTCGAGCGTCGGCGTGTCACGGGTCGAGGACGGCGAGCGTCTCGATGAGGCGTTCCGGATCGCCTTCGCCGAGGATGACAAGGTGCTCGTCGAGACGCGGATCGCGGGTCGCGAGATCGAGGTCGGCGTGCTCGCCGGCCGCGACGGCGGTCGCGCCCGCGCATCGCTGCCCGGCGAGGTCGTGCTGACCTCGCGCAGCTTCTACGACTTCGAGGGCAAGTACCTCGGCGGTGAAGGCGTCGAGATCGTCTGCCCCGCCGACGTCGACGACGACCTCATCGCCCGGCTGCAGGATGCCGCTGTGCGGGCGTTCGAGGCGGTCGACGGGCGCGGGCTCGCGCGGGTGGACTTCTTCGTCACTGCCGACGGCGAGCTGATCGTGAACGAGCTGAACACGATGCCCGGGTTCACGCCGTTCTCGATGTTCCCGAAGTGCTGGATCGCCTCGGGCCTGACCTACTCGGACCTCATCACCGAGCTCATCGAGACCGCCCTCTGCCCGTAATCAGTTCGGGGTCCCTGAGCCTGTCGAAGGGCCCGGACTTACTGCTCCGGCAGCTCGTCGGGCGCGATGCACGCCCGCTCAGCCGGGATGGTCCGGAGTGCGCTGACCAGCCCGCTGTCGGCGAGTACCTCGTTCGATCCGATCACCGTGGTGTCGACGAACACCTGCACAGCAGGATCGCGCCCGTAGGTCGTCATGCGCATGTTCGGCGCCTCCGACTCGTCGACGAGCCAGTCGATGCCCTCGAGCGAGGCGCACTGCAGCTCGCTGGTGGGGCCGGGTACCTCGACGCCGCATCCGATGATCACGCTCGTGGGGTCACCGTAGGCGCCGGTCGCCTGGGTGTCGGTCCACCGGCGGTCCTGGTCGCCGATGGCGTCGGGCAGGCGCACCGTCACGTCCGCGCAGGCGGGATCGTTCGCGTGCGGTGCGGGTCTGAGCGCCACCGTGCTCGAGCATCCCGTGAGGACGAGAAGGGCCAGCGCCCCGGCGAGCAGAGCGGGACGACGAAGCATGATTCCAGGCTACCGTTGTCGGCATGGCATCCGATCCCGACGACGACCCGCGCATCGGCGACATCTCGGAGGGAACGGTGCTTCGCGCGATCCTCGCGCGCACGCCTGACGCGACGCACACCTTGCTCGGCCCTGGCGATGACGCTGCGATCATCGCCGCACCCTCCGGCTCCGTCGTCGCGACCACCGACACGCTCGTGCACGGTCCCGACTTCCGCACGGCCTGGTCGACCGGGTTCGATCTGGGCTGGAAGTCCGCCGCCGTCAACCTCGCGGACGTCGCCGCCATGGGTGCCACGCCGACGGCGCTTCTCGTGGCGCTGGCGGTGCCGCGCGATACCCGGCTCTCGTTCGTGACCGCGATGGCCGACGGGTTCCGCGCCGCGTGCGAAGCGCTCGCACCCGGCTGCGCGGTCGTCGGCGGCGACCTGACGGTCTCGGAGCTGCTGATGATCGCGGTCACCGCCCTGGGCGACACCGGCGGCAGGGCTGCGATCACCCGCGCCGGCGCACGCCCTGGGGATGTGCTCGCCCTGGCGGGGGAGCTCGGTGCGGCCGCCGCCGGCCTGCAGACGCTGTTCGGCGCCTTCCGCGATGGCGAGACGCCCGTCGCCGTCGATCACGCCGTGCTCGATTCCGCGCAGCGTCACGCCCTGGACCGCCAGCTGCGGCCGCATCCGCCGATCGCGCTGGGCACCGTCGCCGCCGATGCCGGCGCGACGGCGATGATGGACGTCTCCGACGGCCTGGCCCTGGACGCGGCCAGGATGGCGGATGCCTCGGCCGTCACGATCGATCTCGCCGGCGCCGCTCTGGATGAGCGGGCGTTCGGCGGCGACCGGATGCGCGCACTGGGCGGGGGAGAGGACCACGGCCTGCTGGCGGCGTTCCCGGCAGGGACTGCTCTGCCGGAGGGCTTCCACCGGATCGGCGTCGTGGTCTCCCGCGGCGCCGAAGGCCTGCTGCTCGACGGCGCACCCGTCGGTCACGCCGGCTGGGATCCCTATCGCGACTGGGACGGATCGGCGGGCTGACGGCCGGCCGATCCGGCCGGCCTCAGCGGGCGAGGCTCCGCCCACCACACCGTGGTGTCGCCGTAGGCCTTATCCCGCAGCAGTGCCAGGCCCGCAGCGGCCAGCTCCGGCGGTGTCGAGCGGCGGCCGCGCTCGATCACGACCACCGCCTCGGCGGAGAGCAGCGGCGCGAGGGCGACGAGATCGGCGGTCATCGCGGCGTCGTCGAGGTCGTACGGCGGGTCGGTGAAGACGAGATCGTACGGGCCCGTGGCGCGTCCGAGGAACGCCTGCACCGCGCTCTGGTGCACGCGGGTCGCATTCGTCCCGCCGTGCGCCTTCGCGACGGCGGCGGCGTTGCGCCCCACGATCGTCGCAGCGGGACGCGAACGCTCCACGAGATCGACGGATGCCGCACCGCGGCTCCACGCCTCCAGCCCCAGCGCGCCGCTGCCCGCGTACAGGTCCAGCACGCGCGCCCCGTCGATCGCATCCATCGACTCCAGCGCCCCGAAGACCGACTCCCGCACCCGGTCGCTGGTCGGGCGGGTGCCGGCACCCGGCACCTCGAGCCGGATGCCGCGTGCTGCGCCGGCGATGATCCTCGTCACCCGTTCACGATACGACACGAGCAGGCGTGCGCCGTCGCACGGGTGTCGGCGCCGATCCATAGACTCGAGGCATGTCCTTCGAGCTCGCCACGCCGCTGGCCGTGGCGCTGGGCGCGACCAGCGCGCGCACCCTCGAGCGCGCCTTCGAGATGACGATCGTGGGCGACCTGCTCGCCCACTACCCTCGCCGCTATGCCGATCCGGGTGAGCTGACCCCCATCCGCGAGCTGCCGATCGGCGAGACGGTGACCATCGTCGCCGAGGTGCTGTCGTCGCACGTGCGCCGCATGCGCAACCGGCCCGGCGCGATGCTCGAGGTCGTGATCGGCGACGGCATCGGCCGCATGTCACTGACCTTCTTCGCGAAGAACCCCGGGCAGGCGGAGTGGCGCCAGAAGGAGCTGGCGATCGGCCGGCGCGGCATCTTCTCCGGCAAGGTCGGCATGTTCAGGGAGACGGTGCAGTTCGCGCACCCGCAGTACGAGCTCTTCGACGACATCGACGCCGCTCAGCGCAAGGCTGACGCACGCAAGAACGTGCCGATCCCGATCTATCCGGCGACCTCGACGATCCAGAGCTGGCAGATCGCCGACCTGGTCGCCACCGTGCTCAGGGAACTCGGCGACGTCCCCGAACCGCTCCCGGAATCCCTGCGGGCCTCCGAGGGACTGCTCACGGCACGCGAGGCGCTGCAGCTCATCCACCGCCCACGCGAACGCAACGACATCGACCCCGCGGTGCGCACG
This is a stretch of genomic DNA from Microbacterium sp. YJN-G. It encodes these proteins:
- a CDS encoding TerC/Alx family metal homeostasis membrane protein, with translation MTIPIWFEMTSMIVLTIILIADLLLIKLRPHIPSTKESTLWVVFYVALAMLFAVLLGVVGGWSNAGDFVTGWALEYSLSIDNLFVFVLIMTQFAVPRRLQQQVLMVGIIIALVLRGLFILVGVAVIENFSPIFYIFGAFLIYTAIKQAMPEGEHDEEVQREAFIVRVLRRRIDISDGYDGSKMRTLVDGKRMWTPMIIVFITIGITDLMFAIDSIPAIFEITTNGFLVFTANIFALMGLRQLYFLLGDLLDRLRYLHYGIAVILGFIGIKLILHALHVNELPFINGGKHVEWVPDISNMVSLGVILASMTVATLASLIAASREKRAARISALED
- the leuC gene encoding 3-isopropylmalate dehydratase large subunit; translation: MSTDTRRPRTLAEKVWDDHLVVKGENGEPDLIYIDLHLVHEVTSPQAFDGLRAEGRPLRRLDLTIATEDHNTPTLDIDKPIADLTSRTQIETLRRNAEEFGVRLHSLGDAEQGIVHVVGPQLGLTMPGITVVCGDSHTSTHGAFGAMAFGIGTSEVEHVMATQTLPLKPFKTMAINVEGELRPGVTAKDIILAVIAKIGTGGGQGYVLEYRGSAIRALSMEGRMTICNMSIEAGARAGMVAPDETTFAYLQGRPHAPQGQDWEDAIAYWRTLPTDADAVFDAEVHIDANELEPFVTWGTNPGQGSSLSSAVPDPADIADANARAAAERALEYMDLTPGTPLKDVRVDAVFMGSCTNSRIEDLRAFASIIKGKKKADGVRVMVVPGSARVRLEAEAEGIDKIVEEFGAEWRFAGCSMCLGMNPDQLAPGERCASTSNRNFEGRQGKGGRTHLVSPLVAAATAIRGTLSSPSDVAETVEV
- the leuD gene encoding 3-isopropylmalate dehydratase small subunit — encoded protein: MEKFTTHTGVAAPLKRSNVDTDQIIPAVFLKRVTKTGFEDALFHGWRQDPGFVLNQDAFRTASVLVAGPDFGTGSSREHAVWALRDYGFKVVLSSRFADIFRGNSGKQGLLAATVDEADIERIWALIDEQPGREITVDLEARTASIGPSTGSGTQFQVPIGIDDYTRWRLLEGLDDIGLTLRNEDKIAQFEARRESWRPRTLPVR
- the murA gene encoding UDP-N-acetylglucosamine 1-carboxyvinyltransferase, with the translated sequence MTTPLRDVEVDEAPVPTGSVLAIRGGRPLRGRVDVKGAKNLATKAMVASLLGETTSVLRDVPGISDVAVVRSLLEVHGVHVTEGDESGSLVLDPTNAKSANFEEIDAHAGASRIPILFCGPLLHLLGQAFIPDLGGCRIGDRPIDFHLDALRKFGAVVEKQPSGIRLSAPNGLRGANIHLPYPSVGATEQVLLTAVRAKGTTELRNAAIEPEIMDLIAVLQKMGAIISYEPNRVILIEGVDTLRGYDHRCIFDRNEAASWACAALATDGEIFVAGAKQQEMLTFLNVFRKAGGWFDVQEDGILFRRGGELNPVVVETDVHPGFMTDWQQPLIVALTQAPGRSIVHETVYENRFGFTQALVKMGADITIHPHGLQDGPRRVPRRELEQAAVITGPTELRAADIVVPDLRGGYSHVIAALTAEGESQVSGVDILSRGYEKFFDKLTALGADFDVVR
- a CDS encoding lysophospholipid acyltransferase family protein, which gives rise to MAASERSRPSLFWPLAAIVIPLVSLLAKITAKDAHKLPREGAFVLAPNHYSEFDPLIVAVAVYRTGRLPRFMAKESLFRIPVVGWILKRTGMIPVARASSASAAKQTMAQSRELVENGRGVIVYPEGTLTRDPELWPMRGKSGAVRLALAGGIPLIPMAQWGTQQIMGRYQKGLSLWPLRKRVQVVFGDPVDVSDLIGRAGEPAALNEATDRLMAAITALLEQLRDEKAPAKRWNPADHGQKETGRLDS
- a CDS encoding NAD(P)H-dependent glycerol-3-phosphate dehydrogenase → MPAPTGTRAAVIGAGSWGTTFGKILADGGAQVTMWARRPELAQEIAEAKRNSRYLPGINLPRTMNATHEIARALDGAEQIYLSVPSQSLRENLHALRPLLAQTDVPIISLMKGVERSTGLRMSQVIEQELRCDPMRIAVASGPNLALEIAREQPTAAVIASLSQETADAVARTARNRYFRSFVNTDVIGTEFGGVLKNLIAVAIGIVDGVGYGENTKASIITRGLVEMTDFAVANGARHETLQGLAGLGDLIATCQSPLSRNNTAGRLLGQGYSFQDVVKQMHQTAEGLASVAPILQLAHESEVHMPIVEQVKMVLDGRMDPRDIAPHLTTDDDTPQEERTNHGQADGGGALRRAFQRAFDQFRNGGRSAGGD
- a CDS encoding D-alanine--D-alanine ligase family protein codes for the protein MDKQTVVVLFGGRSSEHSISSATAGGVLAAIDRERYAVIPVGITRDGAFVLEQDEPARFALDAAKMPEVVDNGTRVRWPEPDGDRMLRVAAPDGSTTDLGEVDVVLPLLHGLHGEDGAIQGFFDVLEVPYAGGGILDSAVCLDKHFTKLALSAAGIAVAPGITVRRHAWEADPENIRAEVRELGPVVFVKPATAGSSVGVSRVEDGERLDEAFRIAFAEDDKVLVETRIAGREIEVGVLAGRDGGRARASLPGEVVLTSRSFYDFEGKYLGGEGVEIVCPADVDDDLIARLQDAAVRAFEAVDGRGLARVDFFVTADGELIVNELNTMPGFTPFSMFPKCWIASGLTYSDLITELIETALCP
- a CDS encoding DUF3515 family protein; this translates as MLRRPALLAGALALLVLTGCSSTVALRPAPHANDPACADVTVRLPDAIGDQDRRWTDTQATGAYGDPTSVIIGCGVEVPGPTSELQCASLEGIDWLVDESEAPNMRMTTYGRDPAVQVFVDTTVIGSNEVLADSGLVSALRTIPAERACIAPDELPEQ
- the thiL gene encoding thiamine-phosphate kinase, which gives rise to MASDPDDDPRIGDISEGTVLRAILARTPDATHTLLGPGDDAAIIAAPSGSVVATTDTLVHGPDFRTAWSTGFDLGWKSAAVNLADVAAMGATPTALLVALAVPRDTRLSFVTAMADGFRAACEALAPGCAVVGGDLTVSELLMIAVTALGDTGGRAAITRAGARPGDVLALAGELGAAAAGLQTLFGAFRDGETPVAVDHAVLDSAQRHALDRQLRPHPPIALGTVAADAGATAMMDVSDGLALDAARMADASAVTIDLAGAALDERAFGGDRMRALGGGEDHGLLAAFPAGTALPEGFHRIGVVVSRGAEGLLLDGAPVGHAGWDPYRDWDGSAG
- the rsmD gene encoding 16S rRNA (guanine(966)-N(2))-methyltransferase RsmD, translating into MTRIIAGAARGIRLEVPGAGTRPTSDRVRESVFGALESMDAIDGARVLDLYAGSGALGLEAWSRGAASVDLVERSRPAATIVGRNAAAVAKAHGGTNATRVHQSAVQAFLGRATGPYDLVFTDPPYDLDDAAMTADLVALAPLLSAEAVVVIERGRRSTPPELAAAGLALLRDKAYGDTTVWWAEPRPLRPAGSAGRQPADPSQSR